The genomic region CCGATCGCTTCGTACAGCTCCATGCGCGTCTGCATGGTGTCGACAACGTTCTTCTGCGTGCCGTCGCGACGGATCGCGGTGTAGACGTTCTCGGCCGCCTTGTTCATGGCGCGGAAGGCCGACAGCGGATACAGCACGATGCCGACGTCGGCGCCGGCCAGCTCGTCGACAGTGAACAGCGGGGTCGAACCGAACTCGGTGATGTTGGCCAGGATCGGCACCTTCACCGCGTTGGCGAACTGCCGGTACATGGCCAGCTCGGTCATCGCCTCGGGGAAGATCATGTCGGCGCCGGCCTCGACGCAGGCCACGGCGCGCTCGATGGCCTTTTCCAGCCCTTCGACCGCCAGCGCATCGGTGCGCGCCATGATCACGAAGTCGGGATCGGTGCGCGCATCCACCGCCGCCTTGATGCGGTCGACCATCTCGGCCTGGCTGACGATCTCCTTGCCCGGACGATGGCCGCAG from Lysobacterales bacterium harbors:
- the prpB gene encoding methylisocitrate lyase; the encoded protein is MSHVSAGAKFRAAVASEKPLQLPGAINANHALLAQRAGFKAIYLSGGGVAAGSLGLPDLGISTLDDVLTDVRRITDVCDLPLMVDVDTGFGPSAFNVARTVKSLIKFGAGAMHIEDQVGAKRCGHRPGKEIVSQAEMVDRIKAAVDARTDPDFVIMARTDALAVEGLEKAIERAVACVEAGADMIFPEAMTELAMYRQFANAVKVPILANITEFGSTPLFTVDELAGADVGIVLYPLSAFRAMNKAAENVYTAIRRDGTQKNVVDTMQTRMELYEAIGYHAFEQRLDALFAKGKK